A window of the Bufo gargarizans isolate SCDJY-AF-19 chromosome 1, ASM1485885v1, whole genome shotgun sequence genome harbors these coding sequences:
- the LOC122926351 gene encoding dentin matrix acidic phosphoprotein 1-like: protein MLFTKKHTASMKNILLCVCLITLAIGYPIPDSDTSENVEVNSKSSESNLQSSEQQYDSSEEVAHHQNGEVSGGQHEDNGDQDDIPPAIDSIDIEEQLSSVYDRDDGDKHEDKSAALKEEHVEHALKESTEHPNGSEEDDEYDDESGNHENKFDKFLETPKSKEDLDTATKVHKEGPWTHSKETMKASKEDAERNQDENIQQSISHKDDDDDDNNKNDDKDHHSNENDHVDTDDAEEDENGDYEDNVTISAGNSKEDFQDCGNDSKENEDINSKLNKSKKYSFEKDSEEMQSDDSNILNHDSDSITNRDANLSKSSERNKKAMKKTGKQITTNKGKGHAVTKSKGRKIQLHVERQNSKSKEQSQMLNAYKSPDNHNSEVVHSVENALHSKQDDPKISNSQSHEHINSKVDPDSKEDSHSKEDAHSKEEVHSPEDIHSAEDSEEDINSQEDSIEDTPSKEDSHSKDIDSREDIHLTDDKHLTSSKHYSTSNEDLTESRHSTEDITQSKEDISQSEEDEHNSKETGSHSKSKETLQSKQTEKAISKGASVEDDKESTSSQDKSESIEDVDGEQNSREDSEDTDSAENERKLRGTAAKPEQDRSSESTEVSHSFKLMSNVFGNSSLEDSSSSSKSSEVSTNSKQDTEEDRDSSDSEDKESTSAEDSESQSRQSDESVERQDSGSNESQDVSKESLHSKFYSRRLMFGVYQRKAIGNDNDCQDGY from the exons GTTTACAAAGAAACACACAGCATCAATGAAGAACATCCTTTTATGTGTTTGCCTCATCACTCTGGCCATAGGATATCCA ATTCCAGATTCAGATACCTCTGAAAATGTTGAG GTGAACAGCAAGTCATCAGAATCTAATTTGCAAAGCTCAGAACAACAG TATGATTCAAGTGAAGAAGTTGCTCACCATCAGAATGGGGAGGTTAGTGGAGGACAACATGAAGACAATGGTGACCAAGATGACATTCCACCTGCTATTGATAGCATAGATATTGAGGAACAACTCTCAAGTGTTTATGATCGAGATGACGGAGATAAGCATGAAGATAAGAGTGCAGCTCTGAAAGAGGAACATGTGGAACATGCTTTAAAAGAAAGCACTGAACATCCTAATGGTAGTGAAGAAGATGATGAATATGATGATGAATCTGGAAATCATGAGAACAAGTTTGACAAGTTTCTT GAAACTCCAAAAAGTAAGGAGGACTTGGATACTGCCACTAAAGTACATAAAGAAGGGCCTTGGACACACTCAAAAGAGACAATGAAGGCAAGTAAAGAAGATGCTGAAAGGAACCAAGATGAAAATATTCAACAGAGTATATCTCataaagatgatgatgatgatgacaacaataAAAATGATGATAAGGACCATCATTCAAATGAAAATGACCATGTAGACACTGATGATGCTGAGGAAGATGAGAATGGTGACTATGAAGACAATGTAACTATCAGTGCTGGAAACAGTAAGGAGGATTTCCAGGACTGTGGAAATGATAGTAAAGAAAATGAAGATATCAACAGCAAACTTAATAAAAGTAAGAAGTACAGCTTTGAAAAGGACAGTGAAGAAATGCAAAGTGATGATTCAAACATATTAAATCATGACAGTGATTCTATTACAAACAGGGATGCTAACTTAAGTAAGTCTTCTGAAAGAAATAAAAAGGCAATGAAAAAGACAGGCAAGCAGATAACTACTAATAAAGGTAAAGGTCATGCTGTGACAAAAAGTAAAGGCAGAAAGATCCAACTTCATGTTGAAAGACAGAACAGTAAATCTAAGGAGCAAAGCCAAATGCTAAATGCCTATAAAAGCCCAGATAACCACAATTCTGAAGTAGTACATAGTGTTGAAAATGCATTGCATAGCAAACAAGATGACCCAAAAATATCGAATAGTCAATCACATGAACATATTAATTCAAAAGTAGATCCTGACTCAAAAGAAGATAGTCATTCAAAGGAAGACGCTCACTCAAAAGAGGAAGTGCATTCTCCAGAAGATATTCACTCAGCAGAAGATTCTGAGGAAGACATAAACTCACAAGAGGACTCAATTGAAGACACTCCTTCAAAAGAAGACTCTCACTCAAAAGACATAGACTCAAGGGAAGATATACATTTAACTGACGATAAACACTTAACTAGCAGTAAACATTACAGCACTTCAAATGAGGATCTAACTGAGTCTAGGCATTCAACGGAAGACATAACACAATCAAAAGAAGATATTAGTCAATCAGAAGAAGATGAGCATAACTCAAAGGAAACTGGCAGTCACAGTAAGTCCAAAGAAACACTGCAATCAAAACAAACTGAAAAAGCAATTAGTAAAGGTGCCTCTGTGGAAGATGACAAAGAGTCCACGTCTTCACAAGATAAAAGTGAATCCATAGAAGACGTTGATGGTGAACAAAACTCTAGAGAAGACTCTGAAGACACAGATTCAGCAGAAAATGAAAGGAAATTACGTGGCACTGCTGCCAAGCCAGAGCAGGACAGAAGCAGTGAATCAACAGAAGTCAGTCATTCTTTCAAATTGATGTCCAATGTGTTTGGAAATAGTTCTTTGGAGGACAGCAGTTCTTCCAGTAAGTCATCAGAGGTCAGCACTAATTCCAAACAGGACACCGAAGAGGATCGTGACTCATCAGACAGTGAAGACAAAGAAAGCACATCAGCAGAAGATAGTGAAAGTCAATCTAGACAAAGTGATGAATCAGTTGAGAGGCAGGACAGTGGGTCAAATGAGTCTCAAGATGTCAGTAAAGAATCTTTACATTCTAAATTTTATAGCAGAAGGTTAATGTTTGGTGTTTACCAACGTAAAGCCATTGGAAATGATAATGACTGTCAAGATGGATACTAG